The Cucumis melo cultivar AY chromosome 5, USDA_Cmelo_AY_1.0, whole genome shotgun sequence genome has a segment encoding these proteins:
- the LOC103495474 gene encoding receptor-like cytosolic serine/threonine-protein kinase RBK2 — translation MENDTTRKASIPWENDRGIVAKRPPLYMATYGKHKMRSNMFSSASARDLRCFDLESEQRDGLSPRGVLEASMQNSEFDADSLNDSTPEPENQPSQSRALFHWKNFFKLWKKRSFRRLASFPPLGVLKISRRGNRSGRENPGLSDLYKFKSSLGNFTFSELQTATNKFSPENLIGKGGYAEVYKGRLHDGQLIAVKRLTKGAPDERTACFLSEIGIIAHIDHPNTAKLIGCSIDGGMHLVFKLSPNGSLGSFLHGPNANKLDWSKRYKIALGTADGLLYLHDHCQRRIIHRDIKADNILLTEDFVPQICDFGLAKWLPKQWTHYSVSKFEGTFGYFAPEYFMHGIVDEKTDVYSFGVLLLELITGRRALDELCQSLVLWAKPLLDNNNHEEVIDPALKESYDLEEVERMILTASLCIEQSPILRPRMSQVVVLLRGDKYVKECEKGTRVPLQRTYSEELLDAQEYNKTRYLSDLKKHRQLAFGS, via the exons ATGGAGAATGATACTACTCGCAAAGCTTCTATTCCATG GGAGAATGATAGGGGTATAGTGGCCAAAAGACCTCCACTTTACATGGCTACTTATGGGAAACATAAAATGCGGAGCAATATGTTTTCATCTGCTTCGGCTCGAG ACTTGAGATGTTTTGACCTGGAAAGTGAGCAACGTGATGGATTGTCCCCAAGAGGAGTTTTGGAAGCAAGCATGCAGAATTCAGAGTTCGATGCGGATTCTTTGAATGATAGTACCCCAGAACCTGAAAATCAACCTTCACAATCAAGGGCTCTTTTTCACTGGAAAAATTTCTTCAAATTATGGAAAAAAAGATCGTTCAGGCGCCTGGCCTCGTTTCCTCCTCTTGGAGTGCTGAAGATTTCAAGAAGAGGGAACAGAAGCGGGAGAGAGAATCCGGGACTAAGTGACTTGTACAAGTTCAAGTCCTCACTGGGAAACTTCACTTTCTCCGAGCTCCAAACTGCGACCAACAAATTTAGCCCTG AAAATTTGATCGGAAAAGGTGGTTATGCTGAGGTATACAAGGGCCGTTTACATGATGGGCAGCTGATAGCAGTGAAGAGGCTAACTAAAGGAGCCCCAGATGAGAGGACTGCTTGTTTCTTGTCCGAGATTGGCATCATTGCTCATATTGATCATCCTAACACAGCCAAACTGATCGGTTGCAGCATTGATGGAGGCATGCACCTTGTTTTCAAGCTATCTCCAAATGGAAGTTTAGGATCTTTTCTCCATG GTCCAAATGCGAACAAACTCGATTGGAGTAAaagatacaagattgctctTGGTACAGCTGATGGTCTGCTGTATCTCCACGATCATTGTCAGAGGCGTATTATTCACCGAGATATCAAGGCCGATAACATTCTGCTTACAGAAGATTTTGTACCTCAG ATTTGTGACTTTGGCCTTGCAAAGTGGCTACCCAAACAGTGGACTCACTACAGCGTGTCAAAATTCGAAGGCACATTCGG ATACTTCGCTCCTGAATATTTCATGCACGGGATAGTTGATGAGAAAACTGATGTTTATTCTTTTGGAGTTCTACTGTTGGAGCTCATAACTGGTCGTCGAGCTTTGGACGAGTTGTGTCAAAGCCTTGTGCTGTGG GCAAAACCTCTCTTAGATAACAACAATCACGAGGAGGTCATTGATCCCGCACTCAAGGAAAGTTACGATCTCGAAGAGGTTGAGCGCATGATTTTAACTGCATCTTTATGCATTGAGCAGTCTCCTATTCTCCGACCTCGAATGAGTCAG GTTGTTGTCCTGCTAAGAGGCGACAAATACGTAAAGGAGTGTGAAAAAGGTACAAGGGTACCACTGCAACGAACGTACTCGGAAGAGCTCTTAGATGCACAAGAATACAACAAGACGAGATACCTAAGCGATCTGAAAAAACACAGGCAGCTTGCATTTGGATCTTGA